A section of the Carya illinoinensis cultivar Pawnee chromosome 12, C.illinoinensisPawnee_v1, whole genome shotgun sequence genome encodes:
- the LOC122288976 gene encoding bifunctional UDP-glucose 4-epimerase and UDP-xylose 4-epimerase 1, which translates to MMSSEKTILVTGGAGFIGSHTVVQLLNEGFRVSIIDNLDNSVKEAVDRVRDLVGPQLSQQLEFHLGDLRNKDDLEKLFSQTRFDAVIHFAGLKAVAESVAYPRRYFDNNLVGTINLYEVMAKYNCKKMVFSSSATVYGQPEKIPCIEDFELQAMNPYGRTKLFLEEIARDIQKAEPDWRIILLRYFNPVGAHESGRIGEDPKGIPNNLMPYIQQVAVGRLPELNVYGHDYPTKDGTAVRDYIHVMDLADGHIVALRKLFTTENTGCTAYNLGTGCGTSVLEMVTAFEKASGKKIPIKLCPRRPGDATAVYASTEKAEKELGWKARYGIEEMCRDQWNWASNNPWGYQSKP; encoded by the exons ATGATGTCGTCGGAGAAAACTATTTTGGTAACCGGCGGGGCCGGGTTCATTGGCTCTCACACCGTTGTCCAGCTTCTCAATGAAGGGTTTAGGGTTTCCATCATAGACAATCTCGACAATTCCGTCAAGGAGGCGGTTGATAGGGTTCGGGATTTGGTGGGGCCCCAGCTTTCTCAGCAACTAGAATTCCATCTG GGTGATCTTAGGAATAAGGACGACTTGGAGAAACTCTTTTCCCAAACACG ATTTGATGCTGTGATCCATTTTGCTGGCCTAAAAGCTGTCGCGGAGAGTGTTGCATATCCTCGCCGTTATTTTGACAACAATCTGGTTGGCACCATCAATCTTTATGAGGTTATGGCAAAATACAATTGCAAAAAG ATGGTTTTCTCATCATCTGCAACTGTTTATGGCCAACCTGAAAAAATACCCTGTATTGAGGATTTCGAGTTGCAAGCTATGAATCCGTATGGACGGACTAAG CTTTTCCTTGAGGAAATTGCTCGAGATATTCAGAAAGCAGAGCCAGATTGGAGAATTATATTACTTAGGTACTTCAACCCTGTTGGGGCTCATGAGAGTGGTAGAATTGGTGAAGACCCAAAGGGTATCCCAAACAATCTCATGCCATACATACAACAAGTAGCTGTTGGCAGATTGCCTGAACTTAACGTATATGGCCATGATTATCCAACAAAGGATGGTACTGCG GTACGAGACTACATCCATGTCATGGACTTGGCAGATGGACACATTGTTGCTCTGCGGAAGCTTTTCACAACAGAGAATACCG GTTGCACAGCCTACAACTTGGGGACAGGATGCGGTACATCAGTACTTGAAATGGTCACTGCATTTGAGAAAGCTTCCGGCAAG AAAATCCCCATCAAACTATGTCCAAGGAGGCCAGGAGATGCTACGGCTGTTTATGCTTCTACAGAAAAAGCTGAGAAAGAACTTGGATGGAA GGCGAGATATGGTATTGAGGAGATGTGCAGGGACCAATGGAATTGGGCAAGCAACAATCCATGGGGGTACCAGTCCAAACCCTGA